The Fictibacillus arsenicus genome contains a region encoding:
- a CDS encoding ABC transporter substrate-binding protein, whose product MRKLSFLLSLSLVLALVGCSFPTSGDQTTDKLVFAPNTDAQTLDPQHMNDNTSEQVIRMLYNGLLKFNEKQEIVGDLAKSWEVSKDGKVWTFKLKKGVKFQDGEDFNAEAVKKSFDRFLNKDNGLAQYQSYEMIKEVKVIDDYTVSFTTKEPFGAFKASMANTSGGIISPKAIEAYGKNLGKTAKSSVGGTGPYKVVEWKKDEQIVLERFEDYFGKKGVTKTIVYKPIPEAASRVMALETGEVDVIQQIPAKELKRLESVKGIEITKLLGNNQRQFRFDVSKKPFNDTRVRQAVSYAIDRQSILDNVVPGLGELSTSALAKVTWGYTDLGSIPYDPEKAKKLLAEAGYPNGFKTKITTTERYIQGVELAEALAAQLKNVGIEATIDVKEWSEIVKEWGGVTPDKFNQGIFIMGAAPSTMDADKGMRPIYATAKTNVQNYGFYSNKEFDDVIYKAMKEIDPNKRKALYKRAQEIVYLEDPVAFWLYDQYVIVAKKDKVKEVTVSPLTLITFEKAYIEK is encoded by the coding sequence ATGAGGAAATTATCATTTTTGCTTTCATTAAGCTTGGTACTAGCTCTTGTTGGGTGCTCTTTTCCCACTAGCGGAGATCAAACTACAGATAAGTTAGTGTTTGCTCCTAATACGGATGCTCAAACTTTAGATCCGCAGCATATGAATGACAACACCTCTGAGCAAGTAATTAGAATGCTTTACAATGGATTACTGAAATTTAATGAAAAACAAGAAATAGTAGGCGATTTAGCAAAATCATGGGAAGTGTCTAAGGACGGAAAAGTATGGACGTTTAAATTAAAGAAAGGGGTTAAATTCCAAGACGGTGAAGACTTTAACGCAGAAGCTGTGAAAAAGAGCTTCGATCGTTTCCTCAATAAAGATAATGGGTTAGCGCAGTACCAATCGTATGAAATGATAAAGGAAGTAAAGGTTATCGATGACTATACGGTAAGCTTTACCACCAAGGAGCCATTCGGTGCTTTTAAAGCCAGCATGGCGAATACGTCAGGTGGGATCATCAGTCCTAAAGCGATAGAAGCATATGGTAAAAATCTTGGGAAAACAGCGAAATCTAGTGTTGGTGGTACTGGTCCATATAAAGTTGTTGAGTGGAAAAAGGATGAACAAATCGTTCTGGAACGTTTTGAAGATTATTTCGGCAAAAAAGGTGTGACCAAAACAATCGTTTACAAACCGATTCCCGAAGCAGCATCTCGTGTAATGGCATTAGAAACGGGAGAGGTGGATGTAATACAACAAATCCCAGCAAAAGAACTGAAAAGACTTGAGTCTGTCAAAGGGATCGAGATTACTAAACTCCTTGGAAACAATCAGAGACAGTTTAGATTTGACGTTTCGAAAAAACCGTTTAATGATACACGCGTAAGACAAGCGGTATCTTATGCGATTGACAGGCAATCAATTTTAGATAACGTTGTACCTGGTTTAGGTGAATTGTCTACCAGTGCATTAGCAAAAGTAACATGGGGCTATACTGATCTCGGTTCAATTCCATACGACCCCGAAAAAGCAAAGAAATTGTTGGCAGAGGCAGGCTATCCAAATGGATTTAAGACGAAAATTACCACCACGGAACGATATATACAAGGGGTAGAACTTGCCGAGGCATTAGCTGCACAGTTGAAAAACGTAGGTATCGAAGCAACAATTGACGTGAAAGAGTGGAGTGAGATCGTAAAAGAGTGGGGCGGCGTAACTCCGGATAAATTTAATCAAGGTATCTTTATCATGGGCGCTGCACCATCTACTATGGATGCGGACAAGGGTATGCGACCGATCTACGCTACTGCAAAAACAAACGTTCAAAACTACGGTTTCTACTCGAATAAAGAGTTTGATGATGTGATTTATAAGGCAATGAAAGAGATAGATCCAAATAAGCGAAAAGCTCTCTATAAACGTGCACAAGAGATTGTTTACCTCGAAGATCCAGTTGCATTCTGGCTCTACGATCAATACGTGATTGTTGCAAAAAAAGACAAGGTGAAGGAAGTAACAGTAAGCCCGTTAACCTTGATTACATTTGAGAAAGCATACATTGAAAAATAA
- a CDS encoding tetratricopeptide repeat protein codes for MKKGTFMNIALTEQRDSRENQLGWSKSILEMSKEVAGINEELEKTPNNADLWMIKGIALSKSLLFREAIDAYSIALSYDPFHALVYRHRGHRHLSIRMYKQAAADFELSSRIDSTNWDTWYHLGLAYYLLGDFKRSESVYRKCMEITDTDDKYVAIADWYWMTLMRLGKKEEAIKLIEPITEDTDPGENASYHRRLLMYKGLLKPEELLYFEGAQLPDLELATQGYGLGHYYLVYGEIEKAKAMFKRIVEDSTQWSAFGYLAAEAELSNMSKSDSLSSY; via the coding sequence ATGAAAAAAGGCACATTCATGAATATAGCATTAACTGAGCAAAGAGATTCAAGAGAAAATCAGCTAGGTTGGTCTAAATCAATATTAGAAATGTCCAAGGAAGTAGCGGGAATTAACGAAGAGCTAGAGAAAACACCGAATAACGCGGATTTATGGATGATAAAAGGAATTGCATTATCCAAATCCTTGCTTTTTAGAGAGGCAATCGATGCGTACTCAATCGCATTAAGCTATGATCCTTTCCATGCTTTGGTATACAGGCACAGAGGACACCGTCACTTATCTATACGCATGTACAAACAAGCAGCAGCTGACTTTGAGCTATCATCACGTATTGATTCAACGAACTGGGATACCTGGTACCATTTGGGCCTAGCCTATTACTTACTAGGTGATTTCAAACGTTCTGAAAGCGTATACAGAAAATGCATGGAGATTACTGATACTGATGATAAATATGTAGCCATTGCAGATTGGTACTGGATGACCCTTATGCGTCTAGGGAAAAAAGAAGAAGCCATAAAACTGATTGAACCCATTACAGAGGATACAGATCCAGGAGAAAATGCTTCTTACCATAGAAGATTGCTTATGTATAAAGGTTTACTAAAACCAGAGGAACTTCTGTATTTTGAAGGTGCACAGCTTCCTGACTTAGAACTTGCCACACAAGGTTATGGGTTGGGACATTATTATCTTGTGTACGGTGAAATAGAGAAAGCAAAGGCTATGTTTAAGAGAATCGTTGAAGATTCAACGCAATGGTCCGCATTTGGCTATTTGGCAGCTGAAGCGGAACTAAGCAATATGTCCAAGAGTGATTCTTTATCTAGTTATTGA
- a CDS encoding ABC transporter permease: MLSFIIKRLLQIFPVLMGVTILVFSMLHMIPGDPARTMVGIEASQEIIEKAREELGLNKPLYEQFGIFIGNALTGDLGMSIRTGLPVTQEIAERLPITATIAVGATIFATIFGVLCGIIAAIKQNKFGDNLIMILSLASISTPSYFLGLLLMLVFSLYLGWLPTIGISSPIHYILPIITLGAQSMGLIARMTRSSMLDVIRQDFIRTARAKGLPERIVIYVHALKNALIPVVTVIGLRFGGLLAGTVLVESVFAVPGIGRFMVDAVLTRDYPAVQGTVLVVATSFVLINVLVDIVYRIIDPRIRYN, encoded by the coding sequence ATGTTAAGCTTCATTATTAAAAGACTTTTGCAGATATTCCCCGTTTTAATGGGTGTTACGATTTTGGTATTTAGTATGCTTCATATGATCCCTGGGGATCCAGCAAGAACGATGGTTGGGATTGAAGCGTCACAAGAAATAATTGAAAAAGCAAGGGAAGAACTAGGACTTAATAAACCGTTATACGAACAATTTGGTATTTTTATAGGTAATGCACTTACAGGAGACTTAGGAATGTCGATAAGAACAGGTCTTCCTGTTACGCAGGAAATCGCGGAGAGACTCCCTATCACTGCTACAATCGCGGTTGGCGCAACAATTTTCGCGACTATTTTTGGCGTGCTTTGTGGCATTATTGCTGCCATTAAACAAAATAAATTCGGAGATAATCTGATCATGATATTGTCACTTGCTTCTATTTCAACCCCATCCTACTTTTTGGGGCTGTTGCTGATGCTCGTTTTTTCGTTATATCTTGGATGGCTTCCAACGATTGGGATAAGCTCGCCGATTCATTATATTCTCCCTATCATCACCCTGGGAGCACAATCTATGGGCTTGATTGCTAGGATGACAAGGTCCAGTATGCTTGATGTGATTAGGCAAGACTTCATTCGAACGGCAAGAGCCAAGGGCTTGCCCGAACGAATCGTTATTTACGTTCATGCCTTAAAAAATGCGTTGATCCCAGTTGTTACAGTTATTGGGTTACGTTTTGGAGGATTATTGGCTGGTACGGTGCTGGTAGAAAGTGTGTTTGCGGTTCCAGGTATCGGCCGTTTTATGGTAGATGCTGTATTGACCCGTGATTATCCTGCCGTACAAGGAACGGTACTTGTCGTGGCGACAAGCTTCGTCTTGATTAATGTGCTAGTAGATATTGTATATCGAATTATAGATCCAAGAATTCGCTACAACTGA
- a CDS encoding metal-dependent hydrolase family protein — protein sequence MMSKVIVCGTLIDGSGKAPMQNMAISVENGKIQWVRPADQLDLSEGNVIDLSHLTVLPGLIDCHDHLGIDVGDEEAQCQEPIEYISIKCTRNARDILHAGITTLRSVGEKERIGSMMKRAIEEGLVQGPRLLVAGRNIVRTGGHGYFLGREADGPNGLRTAVREEIKNGADLIKIMVTGGVSTAGSNMLTTEFTDEEIVAVIDEAHRNGRKVAGHGYGGPGVRSAIKAGIDSIEHGLYLTEEDIQLMVQHGTYLVVTAGIYYAILKHPEVPAFMKEKVKGYTDTLLGTLALTRGSGLKIALGTDEVHGKIYEEMQFLTQVGYSPMEALQAGTKHAAELCGLADHTGTIDAGKFADVIAVPGDPLEDLSRLADVHFVMKAGKVEFVKHQEINRLFTVGQKLFID from the coding sequence ATGATGTCAAAAGTAATAGTCTGTGGAACTTTAATTGATGGATCTGGTAAAGCACCAATGCAGAACATGGCTATCTCAGTCGAGAATGGCAAAATTCAATGGGTGAGGCCGGCAGACCAATTAGATCTTAGTGAAGGGAATGTAATAGATCTAAGTCATCTCACAGTTCTCCCAGGTCTTATCGATTGCCACGATCATCTTGGAATCGATGTTGGTGACGAAGAAGCTCAGTGTCAAGAACCGATTGAATATATCTCAATTAAGTGTACTAGGAACGCACGGGATATCCTGCATGCTGGGATAACTACTCTCCGGAGCGTAGGTGAAAAAGAACGTATTGGTTCAATGATGAAACGGGCGATTGAGGAAGGCTTGGTTCAAGGTCCGAGGTTGCTGGTGGCTGGTCGAAATATCGTACGTACAGGTGGTCACGGTTATTTTCTTGGCCGTGAAGCAGATGGTCCAAATGGATTGCGTACAGCCGTGCGGGAAGAGATAAAAAATGGTGCAGACTTAATCAAAATAATGGTAACTGGTGGTGTATCTACTGCTGGTTCCAACATGCTCACAACGGAGTTCACGGATGAAGAAATTGTGGCAGTAATAGACGAGGCACATCGCAATGGACGGAAGGTTGCCGGTCATGGTTATGGTGGTCCAGGGGTAAGATCAGCGATTAAGGCAGGAATTGATTCCATCGAACATGGACTCTATCTCACGGAAGAAGATATTCAGCTAATGGTTCAACACGGTACCTATTTGGTCGTTACCGCTGGAATCTATTACGCAATTCTTAAACATCCTGAGGTACCAGCTTTTATGAAAGAGAAGGTTAAAGGTTATACAGATACTTTACTTGGAACGTTGGCACTTACAAGAGGCTCTGGTTTAAAGATCGCACTTGGTACCGATGAGGTTCATGGCAAGATTTATGAAGAAATGCAGTTCCTGACTCAAGTCGGTTACTCACCGATGGAGGCATTACAAGCGGGGACAAAACATGCAGCTGAACTTTGTGGATTAGCCGATCACACAGGTACTATTGATGCCGGTAAGTTTGCAGATGTGATTGCAGTACCAGGTGACCCGTTAGAAGATCTATCTCGATTGGCAGATGTTCATTTTGTCATGAAAGCAGGCAAAGTTGAGTTTGTCAAACACCAGGAAATCAATCGACTTTTTACGGTTGGTCAGAAGCTTTTCATAGACTGA
- a CDS encoding dipeptidase has product MGSVSESLTIDGCAYAEGEFEGCSDAVHRSKLSAFFLTLSSFEGFSETIRSIGKIYNLADKEEKKICVARSYDDLVKNAQVGKKSIILAFQEPYPIGNSLDNLRVFYELGVRVVQLTYNKSNYIGTGCTESTDRGLTDFGRELIAEMNRLGMLIDVSHCSKLTVLEAIKASSQPIVISHANVKNISDNPRNKTDEEIKLLAEKGGVIGLTPWSAILWNSELDKQPSLDDYLDHVEYIINLVGINHVGFGSDITLDDKEDQSGTLVQANLYPEVVSEYYRRVGSEPIVSHAKNFKGVKEIDNVIVGLKKRGYSEEAIGKFLGGNFTRVLKQVWKSERNVVSSSK; this is encoded by the coding sequence ATGGGAAGTGTATCAGAATCTTTAACGATTGATGGCTGTGCATATGCTGAAGGCGAATTTGAAGGGTGTTCAGATGCGGTACATCGATCTAAATTAAGCGCCTTCTTCCTAACCTTGTCTTCTTTTGAAGGTTTTTCGGAAACAATTCGCTCAATTGGTAAGATCTATAATTTGGCAGATAAGGAAGAGAAAAAGATATGTGTAGCTCGATCTTATGATGATTTAGTCAAAAATGCTCAAGTAGGTAAAAAGTCTATCATTTTAGCTTTCCAGGAACCATATCCAATAGGGAATTCTTTGGATAACCTTCGCGTTTTCTATGAACTTGGGGTGAGGGTTGTTCAACTCACTTATAATAAATCGAATTATATCGGTACGGGTTGCACGGAATCAACAGATCGTGGTCTTACTGACTTTGGCAGGGAGTTAATCGCTGAGATGAACCGGCTGGGTATGCTTATCGATGTCTCGCACTGCAGCAAATTAACTGTATTAGAAGCGATTAAAGCCAGTTCTCAGCCTATCGTAATCTCCCATGCTAATGTGAAAAACATAAGTGATAATCCACGAAATAAAACAGATGAAGAGATCAAGCTACTTGCGGAGAAGGGCGGCGTGATCGGATTAACTCCCTGGTCAGCGATTCTTTGGAATTCAGAATTAGACAAGCAGCCATCCCTTGATGATTATTTAGATCATGTAGAATACATTATCAATCTAGTAGGGATTAACCATGTAGGGTTTGGCAGTGATATAACGCTTGATGATAAGGAAGATCAATCAGGTACGTTAGTCCAAGCAAATTTATACCCAGAAGTGGTGAGTGAATATTACAGAAGAGTAGGCTCTGAACCAATAGTATCTCATGCCAAAAATTTTAAAGGTGTAAAAGAGATCGATAACGTAATTGTAGGTTTAAAAAAGAGAGGATACAGTGAAGAAGCTATCGGGAAGTTTTTAGGCGGCAACTTTACGAGAGTGTTAAAGCAAGTTTGGAAATCAGAAAGGAATGTTGTTTCAAGTTCAAAATAG